One window of the Streptomyces sp. TS71-3 genome contains the following:
- a CDS encoding glycosyltransferase family 4 protein, with protein sequence MSSHAPHGTPPLRAVLVLSGRSAGVSSHVRSLAAGLVARGVRVTVCAPTETELIHRYTAVGAQHISVPARSDPASVAALRTACTGVDVVHAHGVSTGLRAALALGGRRTPLVLSLHAGAHAEGARERLLRVLERRAARAASVVLGASADLVDRARASGARDARLAAVALAGARRGQPVGAVGPDHKARAELGAVDRPLLVTIGALEPYRGYGPLLDAARAWRRLDPAPLLAVAGEGTLRAALQRRIDDEDLPVTLLGTREDARDLLAAADLALLPPCARPCSVLAQEALHARVPLVAPDSGDIAELVGDAAEIVPHGDAGALAAAVTRLLADPARRKVLRDRGEARAASWPTEDETVAQVLSVYDELIHPPAPSGAWG encoded by the coding sequence GTGAGCAGCCACGCACCGCACGGCACGCCGCCGCTGCGCGCCGTGCTGGTGCTCAGCGGCAGAAGCGCGGGCGTCAGCAGCCATGTGCGCTCCCTGGCCGCGGGGCTGGTCGCACGGGGCGTACGGGTCACCGTCTGCGCCCCCACCGAGACGGAACTCATCCACCGCTACACCGCCGTGGGCGCCCAGCACATCTCCGTCCCGGCCCGCAGCGACCCCGCGAGCGTGGCGGCCCTGCGCACCGCCTGCACGGGCGTGGACGTGGTGCACGCCCACGGCGTCAGCACCGGCCTGCGCGCCGCACTCGCCCTCGGTGGCCGCCGCACCCCGCTCGTGCTCAGCCTGCACGCGGGCGCCCACGCCGAGGGGGCGCGGGAGCGCCTGCTGCGGGTCCTGGAGCGCCGGGCGGCCCGGGCCGCCTCGGTGGTGCTCGGAGCCTCGGCCGACCTGGTCGACCGGGCCCGCGCCAGCGGTGCCCGGGACGCCCGGCTCGCCGCCGTGGCCCTGGCCGGCGCCCGCCGCGGCCAACCGGTCGGAGCCGTCGGCCCCGACCACAAGGCGCGCGCGGAACTGGGCGCCGTCGACCGCCCGTTGCTGGTCACCATCGGCGCGCTGGAGCCGTACCGCGGCTACGGCCCCCTGCTGGACGCGGCGCGCGCCTGGCGCCGGCTCGACCCGGCCCCGCTGCTCGCCGTCGCCGGGGAGGGGACGCTGCGGGCGGCCCTGCAACGCCGCATCGACGACGAGGACCTGCCGGTGACGCTGCTGGGCACGCGCGAGGACGCGCGGGACCTGCTCGCCGCCGCGGACCTCGCCCTGCTGCCGCCCTGCGCCCGGCCCTGTTCCGTGCTGGCCCAGGAGGCCCTGCACGCGCGCGTGCCGCTGGTCGCGCCGGACAGCGGCGACATCGCCGAACTCGTCGGCGACGCGGCCGAGATCGTCCCGCACGGCGACGCGGGCGCCCTCGCCGCCGCGGTGACGCGGCTGCTCGCCGACCCCGCGCGCAGGAAGGTCCTGCGGGACCGCGGCGAGGCCCGGGCGGCGAGCTGGCCCACGGAGGACGAGACGGTGGCGCAGGTCCTCAGCGTCTACGACGAGTTGATCCACCCGCCCGCCCCCTCGGGAGCCTGGGGCTGA
- a CDS encoding iron ABC transporter permease: MLVESPPEERPEEQPEVAPARRGRRAVRGIGLLVSVAVLALVAGASLAIGANPLSLTQVWHGLFQNSGSYTDVVVGERLWRTVLGLLAGAALGLSGAVLQALTRNPLADPGLLGINTGAAAAVVTGLTFFGIGSLNGYVWFAFVGAAGVGVLVYALGGSRSATPVRLALAGTAVNAALYGYLQAVMIMDDAALGKMRFWTVGSLASANSATITQVLPFLVVGTVLALGLARPLNAVAMGDDTARALGAHLTRTRALSMLAATLLCGAATAACGPIAFVGLMVPHAVRSFTGPDLRWILPYATVLAPVLLLGSDVIGRLVARPAELQVGIVTAVVGGPVFVYLVRRRRMAQL; this comes from the coding sequence GTCGCCGTGCTGGCGCTGGTGGCCGGCGCCAGTCTGGCGATCGGGGCGAATCCGCTGTCCCTGACGCAGGTCTGGCACGGGCTGTTCCAGAACTCCGGCAGCTACACGGACGTGGTGGTCGGCGAGCGGTTGTGGCGCACCGTCCTCGGACTGCTCGCCGGGGCGGCGCTCGGCCTGTCCGGCGCGGTCCTCCAGGCGCTGACCCGCAATCCGCTGGCCGACCCCGGACTGCTCGGTATCAACACCGGCGCCGCCGCGGCCGTCGTCACCGGCCTCACGTTCTTCGGGATCGGCTCCCTCAACGGATACGTGTGGTTCGCGTTCGTGGGGGCCGCCGGGGTCGGCGTGCTCGTCTACGCGCTCGGCGGCAGCCGGAGCGCCACCCCGGTACGGCTCGCGCTGGCGGGCACCGCCGTCAACGCCGCGCTCTACGGCTATCTGCAAGCCGTGATGATCATGGATGACGCGGCGCTCGGCAAGATGCGGTTCTGGACCGTCGGCTCGCTGGCCTCCGCGAACTCCGCCACCATCACCCAGGTCCTGCCGTTCCTCGTGGTCGGCACCGTCCTCGCGCTCGGCCTGGCCCGGCCGTTGAACGCCGTGGCCATGGGTGACGACACGGCCCGCGCGCTCGGCGCCCACCTCACCCGCACCCGCGCGCTGTCCATGCTGGCGGCGACGCTGCTGTGCGGGGCGGCCACCGCCGCCTGCGGGCCGATCGCCTTCGTGGGGCTGATGGTGCCGCACGCCGTGCGCTCCTTCACGGGGCCGGACCTGCGCTGGATCCTGCCGTACGCGACCGTCCTGGCACCCGTGCTGCTGCTGGGCTCCGACGTCATTGGGCGGCTGGTGGCACGGCCCGCGGAACTCCAGGTCGGCATCGTCACGGCGGTCGTCGGCGGGCCCGTCTTCGTCTACCTCGTTCGACGGCGGAGGATGGCGCAACTGTGA
- a CDS encoding sterol-binding protein — protein MATIQQCRTALDTLAERLASAGGEVRGATAVQRSVSCHITDLDTTFSGALTDGRIEVQGARPGPPRERAEIRLAMTGDDLVALVAGELSFPRAWATGRIHLEAGVRDLLRLRSLI, from the coding sequence ATGGCGACAATTCAGCAGTGCCGTACCGCGCTCGACACACTCGCGGAGCGTCTGGCGTCCGCGGGCGGCGAGGTGCGCGGCGCCACCGCCGTGCAGCGCTCGGTGAGCTGCCACATCACGGACCTCGACACCACCTTCTCGGGCGCCCTCACCGACGGCCGGATCGAGGTGCAGGGCGCACGTCCCGGGCCGCCGCGGGAGCGTGCGGAGATCCGCCTGGCGATGACCGGCGACGACCTGGTGGCGCTGGTCGCCGGCGAGCTGAGCTTCCCGAGGGCGTGGGCCACCGGGCGGATCCATCTTGAGGCCGGCGTCCGCGACCTGCTGCGGTTGCGCAGCCTGATCTGA
- a CDS encoding TlyA family RNA methyltransferase, with the protein MAGVARRRLDSELVRRKLARSREHAGQLIAAGRVSVGGSTAHKSATQVATSAAIEIAKDADDPDYVSRGGHKLAGALSVFVPRGLRVEGRRALDAGASTGGFTDVLLRAGAAHVVAVDVGYGQLAWSLRSDERVTVKDRTNVRELTPEDLGDDGDTGGRLVDVVVGDLSFIPLGLVLPALVRCAVPDADLVLMVKPQFEVGRERLGSGGVVRSAQLRAEAVCGVARQAEGLGLGVEGVTASPLPGPSGNVEYFLWLRAGAPVLDPADVDRAVAEGPR; encoded by the coding sequence GTGGCAGGAGTGGCACGCCGCCGCCTCGACTCCGAGCTGGTCCGCCGCAAGCTCGCCCGCTCGCGCGAGCACGCGGGGCAGCTCATCGCCGCCGGACGCGTGAGTGTCGGCGGCAGTACCGCGCACAAGTCCGCCACCCAGGTGGCCACCAGCGCCGCCATCGAGATCGCCAAGGACGCGGACGACCCCGACTACGTCTCCCGCGGCGGGCACAAGCTCGCGGGCGCCCTGTCGGTGTTCGTGCCGCGCGGGCTGCGGGTCGAGGGCCGGCGCGCGCTGGACGCGGGGGCCTCGACCGGCGGGTTCACCGACGTGCTGCTGCGCGCGGGCGCCGCGCACGTCGTCGCCGTGGACGTGGGGTACGGGCAGCTCGCCTGGTCGCTCCGGAGCGACGAGCGCGTCACCGTCAAGGACCGCACCAACGTGCGCGAGCTGACCCCCGAGGACCTCGGGGACGATGGGGACACCGGCGGACGGCTCGTGGACGTGGTCGTCGGGGACCTGTCGTTCATCCCGCTCGGTCTGGTGCTGCCCGCCCTCGTGCGGTGCGCGGTGCCGGACGCCGACCTGGTGCTGATGGTCAAGCCGCAGTTCGAGGTCGGCAGGGAGCGCCTCGGCAGCGGCGGTGTGGTGCGCAGTGCCCAGCTGCGTGCGGAGGCCGTGTGCGGGGTGGCGCGGCAGGCGGAAGGACTCGGCCTCGGCGTCGAGGGCGTCACGGCGAGCCCGTTGCCCGGCCCTTCCGGAAATGTCGAGTATTTTCTGTGGCTGCGCGCCGGTGCACCCGTCCTGGACCCGGCCGACGTCGACCGTGCAGTGGCGGAGGGGCCCCGTTGA
- a CDS encoding iron chelate uptake ABC transporter family permease subunit: MRATRSRWVRGGGLSVRFDVRALAVVLLLAAAALAASVVLIGTGDFPIPVPDVLRALAGGGNPAQEFVIHELRLPRVLVGLLVGGALGLSGALFQAVSRNPLGSPDVLGLGQGSTAGALVVIVLFSGSAVDVALGSLVGGLATGVLIYVLAWRRGVHGYRFVLVGIGVAAVLTAVNGYLLTKADLVDAARAVVWMTGSLGGRGWEQVWPLLALCAVLVPLALLNARPLRMLEMGDDAAAALGVRVERTRLLLMLAAVLLTASATAAAGPVGFVALTAPQLARRLTRSPGPNLLPALVMGAALLVVADWGSQRVFGADQLPVGAVTGVLGGVYLLWLLVTERRAGRI, translated from the coding sequence GTGAGAGCCACCCGGAGCCGGTGGGTGCGCGGCGGCGGGCTGTCCGTGCGCTTCGACGTCCGCGCGCTGGCCGTCGTTCTGCTGCTGGCCGCCGCCGCGCTGGCCGCGAGCGTCGTCCTCATCGGCACCGGCGACTTCCCCATCCCCGTACCGGACGTGCTGCGCGCGCTCGCGGGAGGCGGCAACCCCGCGCAGGAGTTCGTCATCCACGAGCTGCGGCTGCCGCGGGTGCTGGTCGGGCTGCTGGTGGGCGGCGCGCTGGGGCTCTCCGGAGCGCTCTTCCAGGCGGTCTCCCGCAACCCGCTGGGCAGCCCCGACGTGCTGGGCCTCGGGCAGGGCTCCACGGCCGGGGCGCTGGTGGTGATCGTGCTGTTCTCGGGAAGCGCCGTCGACGTCGCGCTCGGGTCCCTCGTCGGCGGCCTGGCGACCGGCGTGCTCATCTACGTGCTGGCCTGGCGGCGCGGCGTGCACGGCTACCGCTTCGTCCTGGTCGGCATCGGCGTCGCCGCGGTGCTCACCGCCGTCAACGGCTATCTGCTGACCAAGGCCGACCTCGTGGACGCGGCGCGGGCCGTCGTCTGGATGACGGGGTCGCTCGGCGGCCGGGGCTGGGAGCAGGTGTGGCCGCTGCTGGCGCTGTGCGCCGTCCTCGTGCCCCTCGCGCTGCTGAACGCCCGGCCGCTGCGGATGCTGGAGATGGGCGACGACGCCGCGGCGGCGCTGGGCGTCCGCGTCGAGCGCACCCGGCTGCTGCTGATGCTGGCCGCCGTCCTGCTCACCGCCTCCGCCACCGCGGCGGCCGGACCGGTCGGCTTCGTCGCCCTCACCGCCCCCCAGCTCGCCCGGCGGCTCACCCGGTCGCCCGGGCCGAACCTGCTGCCTGCCCTCGTCATGGGCGCCGCCCTGCTCGTCGTCGCCGACTGGGGATCCCAGCGGGTCTTCGGCGCCGACCAGTTGCCGGTCGGCGCCGTCACCGGCGTGCTGGGCGGCGTCTACCTGCTGTGGCTGCTGGTCACCGAACGCAGGGCGGGCCGCATATGA
- a CDS encoding NAD kinase: MTETRARTVFLLAHTGRPAAVRSAELVVQGLLRCGLTVRVLESEAFDLPLPSSVELVAEAAPEALEGCELLIVLGGDGTLLRGAEFARASGVPMLGVNLGRVGFLAEAERDDLDKVVDRVVTRSYDVEERMTVDVAVHSNGDIVHTDWALNEAAVQKVSPERMLEVVLEVDGRPVTGFGCDGIVCATPTGSTAYAFSSGGPVVWPEVEALLMVPISAHALFAKPLVTSPTSVLAVEVQPHTPHGVLWCDGRRTIGLPAGARVEVRRGAVPVRLARLHQASFTDRLVAKFALPVSGWRGKPA; this comes from the coding sequence TTGACCGAGACCCGAGCTCGTACCGTTTTCCTCCTGGCCCACACCGGGCGGCCCGCCGCGGTGCGCAGCGCCGAACTGGTCGTCCAGGGGCTGCTGCGCTGCGGGCTGACCGTGCGGGTGCTGGAGTCGGAGGCGTTCGACCTGCCCCTGCCGTCCTCCGTCGAGTTGGTCGCCGAGGCAGCCCCCGAGGCGCTGGAGGGCTGCGAGCTGCTGATCGTGCTCGGCGGCGACGGCACGCTGCTGCGCGGCGCCGAGTTCGCGCGGGCCTCCGGGGTGCCGATGCTCGGCGTCAACCTCGGCCGGGTCGGCTTCCTCGCGGAGGCCGAGCGCGACGACCTGGACAAGGTCGTCGACCGCGTGGTGACCAGGAGCTATGACGTCGAGGAGCGGATGACCGTCGACGTCGCGGTGCACAGCAACGGCGACATCGTGCACACCGACTGGGCGCTCAACGAGGCCGCCGTCCAGAAGGTGTCGCCCGAGCGGATGCTGGAGGTCGTGCTGGAGGTGGACGGCCGGCCCGTCACCGGATTCGGCTGCGACGGCATCGTGTGCGCCACGCCCACCGGGTCCACCGCCTACGCGTTCTCCTCGGGCGGGCCCGTGGTGTGGCCGGAGGTGGAGGCGCTCCTCATGGTGCCGATCAGCGCGCACGCGCTGTTCGCGAAGCCGCTGGTGACCTCGCCGACATCGGTGCTCGCGGTCGAAGTGCAGCCGCACACGCCGCACGGCGTGCTCTGGTGCGACGGCCGCCGCACGATCGGGCTGCCGGCCGGCGCCCGGGTCGAGGTCCGGCGCGGCGCGGTCCCGGTCCGGCTGGCCCGGCTGCACCAGGCGTCGTTCACCGACCGCCTCGTCGCCAAGTTCGCGCTGCCGGTGTCGGGGTGGCGCGGCAAGCCGGCCTGA
- the recN gene encoding DNA repair protein RecN codes for MRIRSLGVIEDAVVELSPGFTAVTGETGAGKTMVVTSLSLLLGGRADPALVRIGAKSAVVEGRVGVPADAPAAARAGEAGAELDDGALLISRTVSAEGRSRAHLGGRSVPVGVLSELADELVAVHGQTDQQGLLKLSRQRQALDRYAGDAVSVPLAKYSAAYRRLRAVSAELEEITTRARERAQEADMLRFGLDEVAAVEPRAGEDTELAAEAERLGHAEALASAAGAAHAALAGNPEDPEGVDATTLVGGAHRALEAVRAHDPALSQLSDRLGEIVILLGDVSGELAGYADDLDADPLRLAAVEERRAALTQLVRKYGSDGEGVGAVLDWAAKGAARLTELDSDDDRIGELTAERDALRAELGEFAQALTDARVEAAARFGTAVTEELSSLAMPHARVTIDLRQTDDPDGVEVGGRAVAYGPHGVDEVELLLAPHPGAPPRPIAKGASGGELSRVMLAVEVVFAGTDPVPTYLFDEVDAGVGGKAAVEIGRRLAKLAKSAQVVVVTHLPQVAAFADRQLLVEKTNDGSVTRSGVKVLEGEDRVRELSRMLAGQENSETARAHAEELLAAARADA; via the coding sequence ATGCGCATACGGTCGCTCGGAGTCATCGAGGACGCCGTGGTCGAGCTGTCGCCCGGGTTCACCGCCGTCACCGGCGAGACCGGCGCGGGCAAGACCATGGTCGTCACCAGCCTGAGCCTGCTGCTGGGCGGGCGTGCGGATCCGGCGCTGGTACGGATCGGCGCCAAGTCCGCGGTGGTCGAGGGACGCGTCGGCGTGCCCGCCGACGCACCGGCCGCGGCCCGGGCCGGCGAGGCCGGGGCGGAGCTGGACGACGGCGCGCTGCTCATCAGCCGTACCGTCTCCGCAGAGGGGCGCTCCCGGGCCCACCTCGGCGGCCGCAGCGTCCCCGTCGGCGTGCTGTCCGAACTCGCCGACGAGCTCGTGGCGGTACACGGCCAGACCGACCAGCAGGGCCTGCTGAAGCTCTCCCGGCAGCGCCAGGCGCTCGACCGGTACGCGGGCGACGCGGTCAGCGTGCCGCTCGCCAAGTACAGCGCCGCGTACCGCAGGCTGCGGGCGGTGAGCGCGGAGCTGGAGGAGATCACCACGCGCGCGCGGGAACGTGCCCAGGAAGCCGACATGCTCCGCTTCGGCCTGGACGAGGTCGCCGCCGTCGAGCCCCGGGCCGGCGAGGACACCGAGCTGGCCGCCGAGGCCGAACGGCTCGGCCACGCCGAGGCCCTGGCCTCCGCCGCGGGCGCCGCGCACGCCGCCCTGGCCGGCAACCCCGAGGACCCCGAGGGCGTGGACGCCACGACCCTGGTCGGCGGCGCGCACCGGGCGCTGGAGGCCGTACGCGCGCACGATCCCGCGCTGTCCCAGCTCTCCGACCGGCTCGGCGAGATCGTCATCCTGCTCGGCGACGTCTCCGGCGAACTGGCCGGCTACGCCGACGACCTGGACGCCGACCCGCTGCGGCTCGCGGCCGTCGAGGAGCGGCGGGCCGCGCTCACCCAGCTCGTCCGGAAGTACGGCAGCGACGGCGAGGGCGTCGGCGCGGTGCTCGACTGGGCCGCCAAGGGGGCCGCCCGGCTGACCGAGCTCGACTCCGACGACGACCGCATCGGCGAGCTGACGGCGGAACGCGACGCGCTCCGCGCCGAGCTGGGCGAGTTCGCCCAGGCGCTGACGGACGCCCGCGTCGAGGCCGCTGCCCGGTTCGGCACGGCCGTGACCGAGGAGCTGTCCTCGCTGGCCATGCCCCACGCCCGGGTGACCATCGACCTGAGGCAGACCGACGACCCCGACGGCGTCGAGGTGGGCGGCCGGGCGGTCGCCTACGGTCCGCACGGCGTCGACGAGGTCGAGCTGCTGCTCGCACCGCACCCCGGCGCGCCGCCGCGGCCGATCGCCAAGGGCGCCTCGGGCGGCGAGCTGTCCCGGGTGATGCTCGCGGTGGAGGTGGTCTTCGCGGGGACGGACCCGGTGCCCACCTACCTCTTCGACGAGGTGGACGCCGGCGTCGGCGGCAAGGCCGCGGTCGAGATCGGCCGCCGGCTCGCCAAACTCGCCAAGTCCGCCCAGGTCGTGGTCGTCACCCACCTTCCGCAGGTGGCCGCCTTCGCCGACCGCCAGCTCCTGGTGGAGAAGACGAACGACGGCTCGGTGACCAGGTCCGGCGTCAAGGTGCTGGAGGGCGAGGACCGCGTCCGCGAGCTGTCGCGGATGCTGGCGGGCCAGGAGAACTCGGAGACGGCCCGCGCCCACGCGGAGGAACTGCTGGCCGCGGCCCGTGCGGACGCCTGA